The genomic stretch CCCTCACAGGGAGCCCTCACACCCACACAGCCCCGGCTCCAGACCCTTCCACGCTTCCTGCAGTCCATGATCTCCCCGCCCCACAGAGGGTCAGTGCTGGGAGCTGTTTGTGGCACAAGCTCGTGTCAGTGCCAGGGGCACAGACTGGGCACACTGTGTCAACAGAAAGGTTTGGGACGGCTCTCCACGGCTCGTGGTGTTGAGGCCAAGCGCCCAGAAACATGAGATGGCACTGCTGTGACACCTTGAGGGACCTCCCTGAGCACTGGTGAGTCAAGGACAGGCTCTGGATCACACTCCAGATcaagctgctgaattttcctcttgaggaactgCCCGCTCCTCTGAGAAGAATGCTGGTGCTCACTGCCTCAAATTGATTTACAGCACGCAGTGTTTATTGACAGCATTAGTAATGGACAATTCCAAGGCATGATGAGGCCTCAACAGCTTTCCAGGACCTTGAGAAAAGTGCTTGAGTGGCACATTTGCTGGGggaagggatggatggagatgtttTCCACCCATCATGCCGCTGGAGCAATCACACTGGAACTTCACCGTGTGTCATCGAGCACTTGGGGCTGCCCCAAGCCCTGGTGAGCCACAGAGATGGGACATGCAGCAACAGTGCTGAGTGCCAGGCAGCTTTTGCCCTGGCAAGAGAAGctgagatgcccacaggatcatTGGGAAGGGGCAGAGAGTTGGGTGGCCATcaccccaatgccctgtggaatGGCACTGAAGGACAGAGAGCAGCTGTGAGCACAACACCTCACTTTATTGTGTCCATCACAATGCAGTAGAGATTGCTCTGCATACTGATCCACATCCCACATGCCTGACTGCACATGCATTCCTTGTTGGAATAAGCTTGGAGGGCAAGAGCTGGCATCACCCCATGAATGGTGCTCCAAGGAAAGGTTCCCAGTGACCAGTTCTAACAGTTCTGACCTTCTAAGCAGCAGCTTAGAATCAACAGAGGCAAAGAACcacttatatttaaaaaaaaacagtttcAGTGCTTTATCTCATCATCTCACACAATGGCTTTGGTTGACCACTAGAAATGATGTTTTCTGGGTGTTCTTTACCTGCAGCAAAATGaacagaagaaatgaaaaatcacctcctagaaaaaaaataaaaagcacaagTAAGTTGAATTCATCTGGGCTGTGTTCAGCTCCAGAAagctgccagcaggctgaggATATGATATTAGGGATTTTTCCCTTCCAGTGGTTACACACAGAAAAGGGCAGGATTTTTGTGTGTCCTGTCATGTTCCCAGGGACCCCTctctgctgggacagggctgatGTTCACCAGCCAGAGCAAGAGTAGGGTGGGTTTATTATACTTAATTTTAAAGAAGGAATTCATTTGGAATAGGTGTGAATAAGCAGTGAAATACTTACAGAGATGTTTCTTTTGGTTTCTTGAAGcactgaaaagaaaagaaaaaaagcagcccTGTTATCATTCACGTTTCCTGGCCGTGGGGATATTGTTACAAATGTTGCAAGTACATAATGCCTTCCACATGAAATGTCTAATGCTTGGTTTATCTACTGGTAATTCTAAAGCAGGAGGTAGTTTGTAGCAGTTTTCTAACTGTGAAAAGCAACATTATGAAATAGAATAGAAAAGGTAGAAAAAACCACAGGGCACTGCAGCAAacaatactatttttttttcctatgaaatTAGAGCTTTCCATACCTTAAGAAATTTATCTATTCGAGCCACAATTCCAAAAAGTATTGTGATTGTAACCACCACGACAGCAGCAATAACAGCCTCCTTGGGAAAAACAGGTTTTTTATCTGTCAGGAAAGAAGTAGTTGGATATGTGAGAAATTTGTGCAGTCACATAACCCAGAACACTTCACAGGACTGCGGAAAGACATTTCCCACAGCTGTCACTGCTGAATTAACTGTTGCTCTCCCTGCTGTCCAGAGACTGACTCTGTGTGTTAGTCCCCTGGAGAGGAGGGTGCTGAGCCTGTGTTTTAGTGAACTGAAGAAGGATTGAAACATCAGCTCCTGAAGAAGATCCCCCAGGCAGTGTTATGCTCAGAAACAAGGCAGCCCAGAGGTACCACTGACACAGGTAACATTGCTTCCTTCCCTGTGCCAGGAGGACAGAAATGAAAGGGACAGAGGTGATTTAGTGTCACCAGGCTGAGCCCTGAGCACCCAGCCCCTGGAGTCACCTCTGGAGCACAACTTCTCTTGCCTTCAGCAGCTCTTTGGGCATGACAGAACCCTGTGGCCACAGTAAGATGCTTCACACAGGACCTGAGGTGCTTTAACCCACACTTGAGTGTGCCCTGTCAGCGTGGGAAGAGCAGCAGTGGGATGAGCCTGCCCCAGGTCACACTTGCCAAATGCTTTTGAACAACAACAGGTAGagcaggagaggcccttcctgtGCTGTGGTCCCAGGCACAGGTGCAGGGAGAGCTCCTTGCTGTTGCTGTGCCCTCAGAAATCCACACAGGGAATTTTCACACTCCACTTACACTGCGTAATATAAATGGATTGTTGATATTATAAAAGAGAACAGGGAGTCATTTGTAAAGCTTATTAATCAGCAGCAGCCTTGCTACCTTCAACGATGAGGTGGAAATCCCTTGTCCCATTTCCCAGGCGTGATTCCACCAGGCAGGTGTAGGTGCCATTGTCAGATTTCTGCACTTTGCTGATGGAGAGCTGAAAGACCTCGCTGGTCTGGTACAGCTTGTGCCGACTTTgctgcagggtcaggctctggctgTCCTTTAACCAGGTGCTTTGGCCTTGAGGGTTGGATTTGGAGTTGCAGGTCAGGGTAACATCTTTCTCTTCTTCCACGTGCAGGGTCTCCTCTCCACTCAGATGGGGAGGGACTGTTCACAGGAATGCATTTCAACAGGTCATTAGTAATGCTGCTCATAGAAGCACAGaaccatttaggctggaaaagcctcTTCAAATTGAGTtcagccattaacccagcactgccagggccaccacaAAACCATGTCTCCTTGTggcacatctacacatcttttaaatccctgcagggatggtgtctgcactgctgccctgggcagcctgtgccaggaatTGATGACCCTTTCAGTAAAAGAATTTTCTTTAGTACCCAATCTAAGCCTCCTCTGGCACAATTTGAGGCTATTTCCTCTTATCACtttttacctgggagaagagactgaccccaccTTGCTCCAACTTCATAAAATGCCCACATTTACCACAAAATAAGTTCCCTTCTCACATCCCTCGTGCTCCTTGTTCAGTGGTCTAACAGATCACAGTAGTACAGCCTTTCCTGATCCCTGGGAATGA from Melospiza melodia melodia isolate bMelMel2 chromosome 21, bMelMel2.pri, whole genome shotgun sequence encodes the following:
- the TMIGD1 gene encoding transmembrane and immunoglobulin domain-containing protein 1 isoform X2, whose translation is MVQRHSLTIPHGVPVLAVSFLACVATGVELSVNNQAADFTLSTGLSPAISLSCLVHNSSQAEELLWYRGDGQVDLKDGNKVNISNICISPVNESDNGVTFTCRLARDRAVQVSVTLDVQFPPHLSGEETLHVEEEKDVTLTCNSKSNPQGQSTWLKDSQSLTLQQSRHKLYQTSEVFQLSISKVQKSDNGTYTCLVESRLGNGTRDFHLIVEDKKPVFPKEAVIAAVVVVTITILFGIVARIDKFLKCFKKPKETSL
- the TMIGD1 gene encoding transmembrane and immunoglobulin domain-containing protein 1 isoform X1, with the translated sequence MVQRHSLTIPHGVPVLAVSFLACVATGVELSVNNQAADFTLSTGLSPAISLSCLVHNSSQAEELLWYRGDGQVDLKDGNKVNISNICISPVNESDNGVTFTCRLARDRAVQVSVTLDVQFPPHLSGEETLHVEEEKDVTLTCNSKSNPQGQSTWLKDSQSLTLQQSRHKLYQTSEVFQLSISKVQKSDNGTYTCLVESRLGNGTRDFHLIVEDKKPVFPKEAVIAAVVVVTITILFGIVARIDKFLKCFKKPKETSLR